A genome region from Geobacter pickeringii includes the following:
- the lpxD gene encoding UDP-3-O-(3-hydroxymyristoyl)glucosamine N-acyltransferase: protein MAAGRTLKELADYLGGTVAGDEGKTVIGVASLDDATVDQVTFLANPKYASKVATTGAGAVVLPPGADRHGRNAIVVANPYLAFAKMLTLFHVAPRPSRGIMEGARIGDGVTVGADATIYPGATIGAGVTLGDRVTIHPGAVVYEEVSVGDDVTIHANVVVYQGCRIGNRVTIHAGTVIGSDGFGYAPDGEGYYKIPQLGIVSIEDDVEIGANTTIDRAALTATVIGRGTKIDNLVQIAHNCVIGQNCTIVSQVGISGSTRLGNRVTLAGQVGVAGHLSIGDNVMVGAKSGIPGNIPSGSLVSGIPAFSHREWLRSMAVVPKLPDLKKTVAALEKKVAELEARLASE from the coding sequence ATGGCCGCGGGGAGAACGCTCAAGGAGCTGGCGGACTACCTGGGGGGAACCGTGGCCGGTGACGAGGGAAAGACCGTCATCGGCGTGGCGAGTCTCGACGACGCCACCGTCGACCAGGTTACCTTTCTGGCCAACCCCAAGTATGCTTCCAAGGTCGCGACCACAGGGGCAGGGGCCGTTGTCCTCCCCCCGGGGGCCGATCGCCATGGCCGCAATGCCATCGTCGTGGCGAATCCCTATCTCGCCTTCGCCAAGATGCTGACCCTCTTTCACGTGGCTCCCCGTCCGTCCCGGGGGATTATGGAGGGAGCGCGGATCGGTGACGGGGTGACGGTCGGAGCGGATGCGACGATCTATCCGGGAGCCACCATCGGGGCCGGCGTGACGCTGGGCGACCGGGTGACCATTCATCCGGGTGCGGTCGTGTACGAGGAGGTCTCCGTCGGCGACGATGTGACGATCCATGCCAATGTCGTCGTGTACCAGGGGTGCCGGATCGGCAACCGGGTGACGATTCACGCCGGGACAGTCATCGGGTCCGACGGATTCGGCTATGCCCCCGATGGCGAGGGGTACTACAAGATTCCGCAACTGGGAATCGTCTCCATTGAGGACGATGTGGAGATCGGCGCCAACACCACCATCGACCGTGCCGCACTCACCGCCACGGTCATCGGCCGGGGGACGAAAATCGACAACCTGGTCCAGATCGCCCACAACTGCGTCATCGGCCAGAACTGCACCATCGTCTCGCAGGTTGGCATTTCCGGCAGCACCAGGCTCGGCAACCGCGTCACACTCGCCGGACAGGTGGGGGTGGCGGGCCATCTCTCCATCGGCGACAATGTGATGGTGGGGGCCAAGTCCGGTATCCCGGGGAACATCCCTTCCGGTTCCCTCGTGAGCGGCATCCCGGCCTTCAGCCACCGCGAATGGCTCCGTTCCATGGCGGTGGTCCCCAAACTCCCCGATCTGAAGAAAACGGTTGCCGCCCTGGAGAAAAAGGTCGCGGAGCTGGAAGCGCGTCTCGCCTCTGAATAA